A genomic stretch from Haemophilus parainfluenzae ATCC 33392 includes:
- the aphA gene encoding acid phosphatase AphA, with protein sequence MKNLLKLSAIAILAASAVSTFASNKEPYTEQGTNAREMTEQKPIHWISVDQLKKELEGKAPINVSFDIDDTVLFSSPCFYHGQEKYSPGKNDYLKNQDFWNEVNAGCDQYSIPKQIAVDLINMHQARGDQIYFITGRTAGDKDGVTPVLQKAFNIKDMHPVEFMGGRKLPTKYNKTPGIIEHKVSIHYGDSDDDILAAKEAGIRGIRLMRAANSTYQPMPTLGGYGEEVLINSNY encoded by the coding sequence ATGAAAAATTTACTTAAACTTTCTGCCATTGCAATTTTAGCGGCAAGCGCAGTCTCTACTTTTGCATCAAACAAAGAACCTTACACTGAACAAGGTACGAATGCTCGTGAAATGACTGAGCAAAAACCGATTCACTGGATCTCTGTTGACCAATTGAAAAAAGAATTGGAAGGCAAAGCACCCATTAATGTGAGCTTCGACATTGACGATACTGTACTTTTCAGTAGCCCTTGTTTCTATCACGGCCAAGAAAAATACTCACCAGGTAAAAATGATTACTTAAAAAATCAAGATTTCTGGAATGAAGTGAATGCAGGTTGTGACCAATATTCTATTCCAAAACAAATTGCGGTGGATTTAATTAATATGCACCAAGCACGTGGTGACCAAATTTATTTCATTACCGGTCGTACAGCAGGCGATAAAGATGGTGTGACACCAGTGCTACAAAAAGCCTTTAATATTAAAGACATGCATCCTGTAGAATTCATGGGTGGTCGCAAACTTCCAACTAAATATAACAAAACACCGGGTATTATTGAGCACAAAGTGAGTATTCACTATGGTGACAGCGATGACGATATCCTAGCCGCAAAAGAAGCAGGTATTCGTGGTATTCGTTTAATGCGTGCCGCTAACTCAACTTATCAACCAATGCCAACCCTTGGTGGCTACGGCGAAGAAGTATTGATTAACTCAAACTACTAA
- the hslV gene encoding ATP-dependent protease subunit HslV produces the protein MTTIVSVRRNGQVVVGGDGQVSLGNTVMKGNARKVRRLYNGKVLAGFAGGTADAFTLFELFERKLEMHQGHLLKAAVELAKDWRTDRALRKLEAMLIVADEKESLIITGIGDVVQPEADQILAIGSGGNYALSAARALVENTDLSAREIVEKSLKIAGDICVFTNTNFTIEELPNK, from the coding sequence ATGACAACAATTGTAAGCGTACGTCGTAATGGCCAAGTGGTTGTTGGGGGCGATGGACAGGTTTCACTAGGTAATACAGTGATGAAGGGGAATGCCCGCAAAGTACGCCGTTTATATAATGGCAAAGTTCTAGCCGGTTTCGCAGGCGGCACAGCCGATGCGTTCACCTTATTTGAATTATTTGAGCGTAAATTAGAAATGCATCAAGGGCATTTGTTAAAAGCCGCGGTGGAATTAGCCAAAGATTGGCGAACCGATCGTGCGTTACGCAAATTAGAAGCGATGCTGATTGTGGCGGATGAAAAAGAAAGTTTAATCATTACCGGTATTGGTGATGTGGTGCAACCAGAAGCCGATCAGATTTTAGCGATTGGTTCAGGCGGTAATTATGCGTTGTCGGCAGCCCGTGCGTTGGTGGAAAATACCGATTTATCAGCTCGTGAAATTGTGGAAAAATCTTTAAAAATTGCCGGTGATATTTGCGTGTTTACCAATACGAATTTCACTATCGAAGAATTACCGAATAAATAA
- the hslU gene encoding HslU--HslV peptidase ATPase subunit translates to MSEMTPREIVSELDQHIIGQKEAKRAVAIALRNRWRRMQLQEPLRHEVTPKNILMIGPTGVGKTEIARRLAKLANAPFIKVEATKFTEVGYVGKEVDSIIRDLTDSAMKLVRQQEIAKNRAKAEDTAEDRILDALLPPPKNQWGEVENHDTNSSTRQAFRKKLREGQLDDKEIEIDVSAGVSMGVEIMAPPGMEEMTNQLQSMFQSLGSDKTKKRKMKIKDALKTLIDDEAAKLINPEELKQKAIDAVEQNGIVFIDEIDKICKKGEYSGADVSREGVQRDLLPLVEGSTVNTKHGMVKTDHILFIASGAFQVARPSDLIPELQGRLPIRVELSALTAEDFERILTEPNASLTEQYKALMATEGVSIEFTQDAIKKIAEAAFRVNEKTENIGARRLHTVMERLMDKISFDASEMDGQTVNIDAAYVIEALGEVIENEDLSRFIL, encoded by the coding sequence ATGTCTGAAATGACCCCTCGTGAAATTGTTTCCGAATTAGATCAACATATTATCGGCCAAAAAGAGGCAAAAAGAGCGGTTGCGATCGCATTACGTAACCGTTGGAGACGAATGCAGCTGCAAGAGCCACTTCGCCATGAAGTGACCCCTAAAAATATTTTAATGATTGGTCCAACGGGTGTGGGTAAAACCGAGATTGCACGCCGTCTTGCAAAATTAGCTAATGCACCGTTCATTAAAGTGGAAGCAACGAAGTTCACCGAAGTGGGCTATGTAGGGAAAGAAGTGGACTCCATTATCCGTGATTTAACGGACAGTGCGATGAAATTAGTTCGCCAACAAGAAATTGCGAAAAATCGTGCGAAAGCAGAAGATACAGCGGAAGATCGTATTTTAGATGCATTATTGCCACCGCCAAAAAATCAATGGGGTGAAGTGGAAAACCACGATACCAATAGCAGCACTCGCCAAGCATTCCGTAAAAAATTACGTGAAGGACAATTAGACGATAAAGAAATCGAAATTGATGTGTCTGCGGGCGTGTCAATGGGTGTAGAAATCATGGCTCCTCCAGGCATGGAAGAAATGACGAATCAGTTGCAATCCATGTTCCAAAGCTTGGGTTCGGATAAAACCAAAAAACGCAAAATGAAAATTAAGGATGCATTAAAAACCTTAATTGACGATGAAGCGGCCAAATTGATTAATCCAGAAGAATTGAAACAAAAAGCCATCGATGCCGTTGAGCAAAATGGTATTGTGTTTATTGATGAGATCGACAAGATCTGTAAAAAAGGTGAATACAGTGGCGCAGATGTCTCTCGTGAGGGTGTGCAACGTGATTTATTACCATTAGTGGAAGGTTCAACGGTGAATACCAAACATGGGATGGTAAAAACTGATCATATTCTCTTTATTGCATCGGGTGCATTCCAAGTGGCGCGTCCATCGGATTTAATCCCTGAGTTGCAAGGTCGTTTACCGATTCGTGTTGAATTATCAGCATTAACAGCAGAAGATTTTGAGCGTATTCTAACTGAGCCAAATGCGTCTTTAACGGAGCAATATAAAGCGCTTATGGCGACAGAAGGCGTGAGCATTGAATTTACACAAGATGCTATTAAGAAGATTGCTGAAGCCGCCTTCCGTGTGAATGAGAAAACAGAGAATATCGGTGCAAGACGTTTACATACCGTTATGGAACGTTTAATGGATAAAATCTCATTTGATGCGAGCGAAATGGACGGTCAAACCGTGAATATCGATGCCGCTTATGTGATTGAGGCATTGGGCGAAGTGATTGAGAATGAAGATTTAAGTCGATTCATTCTGTAA
- the slyD gene encoding peptidylprolyl isomerase encodes MKVAKNTVVSIAYQVRTQDGVLVDEAPANQPLEYLQGHNNLIIGLENALEGKEVGDKFEVRVQPEEGYGEYNENMVQRVPKEVFQGVDEVVVGMRFLADTDIGPVPVVITEVDGDEVVVDGNHMLAGQELHFTVEVVGTREATLEEIAHGHVHGAHDHHHHDDEDGHGCGCGGHGHHHHDHDHGHDGCCGGGHKHDHDHGHGHGGCGCGGH; translated from the coding sequence ATGAAAGTAGCAAAAAATACGGTTGTGAGTATCGCTTACCAAGTACGTACTCAAGACGGTGTATTAGTTGATGAAGCGCCAGCAAATCAACCATTAGAATATTTACAAGGCCACAATAACTTAATCATTGGTCTTGAAAATGCCTTAGAAGGTAAAGAAGTTGGCGACAAATTTGAAGTGCGTGTTCAACCTGAAGAAGGCTACGGCGAATACAATGAAAATATGGTTCAACGTGTACCAAAAGAGGTATTCCAGGGCGTTGATGAAGTCGTTGTTGGTATGCGTTTCTTAGCTGACACAGATATCGGTCCTGTTCCTGTTGTGATCACTGAAGTGGATGGCGATGAAGTGGTAGTTGATGGTAACCACATGTTAGCGGGTCAAGAATTACACTTCACTGTGGAAGTTGTTGGCACTCGTGAAGCAACATTAGAAGAAATTGCTCACGGCCACGTACATGGTGCGCATGATCACCACCATCACGATGATGAAGATGGTCACGGTTGTGGTTGCGGCGGTCACGGTCATCACCACCATGATCACGATCATGGGCACGACGGTTGCTGTGGCGGTGGTCATAAACACGATCATGATCACGGACACGGTCATGGCGGCTGTGGTTGCGGCGGTCACTAA
- the rmuC gene encoding DNA recombination protein RmuC: protein MSELTSNQYLIIIAVLLFISIVMLFLLSRSKRDTQELQQDLNKTIGDYNQLAERFDSLSAVKNQLEQQAVKAQTHAEGLQTRLNERDEKIQYLEKELDEEQLRHDQIGGQITALKERFGIASAQAESLQCQLQQAQENVLRKEQEQQKTQEKLTALSQELTELKTTLSEKEKHFAEQQQHIEQSKQQLGVEFQNLANRILEEKSQSFNQTNQTALETLLKPFREQIEGFQKRVNEIHSESVKGNAGLEAEIKKVLEIGLNMSQEANNLTSALKGEKKTLGNWGEIQLERALQLAGLIENVHYSAQAHFKDEQGGRNYPDFVLNLPDEKNIIIDSKMSLNAYESAVNSEDEFERERLLREHIKALKNHIDDLHRKDYSNLIGMRSPNFVLMFIAVEPAYIEALKLDPSLFNYGYEKNVIMVSHTTLMPILRTVANLWRIERGNAEAKEIAEKAGEIYNQICLVAERLSKLGNTLSTVSNQYNSTVTALVGQQGLVGKVERFKDLSAKANKTMPNIELINNDVDLTRLSLITNENGVK from the coding sequence ATGTCAGAACTCACGTCTAATCAATATTTAATCATCATTGCCGTACTGCTTTTTATCAGCATTGTGATGCTTTTTCTATTAAGCCGCAGCAAACGAGATACACAAGAATTACAACAAGATCTCAATAAAACCATCGGCGATTACAACCAATTAGCTGAACGTTTTGATTCCTTAAGTGCAGTCAAAAATCAACTAGAACAACAAGCCGTTAAAGCACAAACTCATGCAGAAGGCTTGCAAACCCGCCTTAATGAACGTGATGAAAAAATCCAATATTTAGAAAAAGAATTGGATGAAGAACAACTCCGCCACGATCAAATCGGCGGGCAAATCACTGCATTAAAAGAACGCTTTGGGATAGCATCGGCACAAGCAGAAAGCTTACAATGTCAATTACAACAAGCGCAAGAAAATGTGCTGCGAAAAGAACAAGAGCAGCAAAAAACACAAGAAAAATTGACTGCACTTTCACAAGAATTAACGGAGCTCAAAACCACCCTTTCCGAAAAAGAAAAGCATTTTGCTGAACAGCAACAGCATATTGAGCAATCCAAACAACAACTAGGCGTGGAATTCCAAAATCTAGCTAACCGTATTTTGGAAGAAAAAAGCCAATCCTTTAATCAAACCAATCAAACGGCATTGGAAACGCTGTTGAAACCTTTCCGTGAGCAAATTGAAGGCTTTCAAAAACGAGTGAATGAAATCCATTCAGAATCCGTAAAAGGTAATGCGGGTTTAGAAGCGGAAATCAAAAAGGTGTTGGAAATTGGCTTAAATATGTCGCAAGAAGCTAATAATTTAACCTCTGCACTAAAAGGGGAAAAGAAAACCTTAGGCAATTGGGGAGAAATACAACTTGAGCGCGCACTTCAGTTGGCTGGCTTGATTGAAAACGTGCATTACAGCGCACAAGCGCATTTTAAAGATGAACAAGGCGGTCGAAACTATCCTGATTTTGTGCTCAATTTGCCCGATGAGAAAAACATCATCATTGATAGCAAAATGTCATTGAATGCTTACGAAAGTGCGGTCAATTCTGAGGATGAATTTGAACGTGAGCGTTTACTAAGGGAGCATATTAAAGCGCTGAAAAATCACATTGATGACTTGCACCGCAAGGATTACAGCAATTTGATTGGCATGCGCAGCCCTAATTTTGTCTTGATGTTCATCGCTGTGGAACCCGCTTACATTGAAGCCTTAAAATTAGACCCAAGTCTGTTTAATTATGGGTATGAGAAAAATGTCATTATGGTTTCACACACGACCCTCATGCCAATTCTACGCACGGTGGCGAATTTATGGCGTATCGAACGCGGCAATGCCGAAGCCAAAGAAATCGCAGAGAAAGCAGGCGAAATTTATAACCAAATATGCTTGGTGGCAGAACGATTGAGCAAACTGGGCAATACCCTTTCCACCGTAAGCAATCAATATAACAGTACCGTTACCGCTCTTGTAGGGCAACAAGGTTTAGTGGGAAAAGTGGAGCGTTTTAAAGACTTGTCAGCAAAGGCTAACAAGACTATGCCAAACATTGAATTAATCAATAATGACGTAGATTTAACGCGTCTATCTCTTATCACTAACGAGAACGGGGTAAAATGA